Proteins encoded by one window of Rutidosis leptorrhynchoides isolate AG116_Rl617_1_P2 chromosome 7, CSIRO_AGI_Rlap_v1, whole genome shotgun sequence:
- the LOC139857283 gene encoding serine/threonine-protein kinase/endoribonuclease IRE1a-like → MTHHFVVFLLLLLSLLYFKLNLRLHNWGNAKVKQPPARPNLFSGPQDVRKPSYNTVTVPTERRIPNILILLFVIVIGVVTYHLVLKAEQFYELNAKSSSSRRKSKSKSVKIDGNKEGKAEVVTEKRSILSFNHLTEGEMKGRKIGKLFVSSNEIAKGSNGTVVLEGVYEGRKVAVKRLVRAHHDVALKEINNLIASDRHSNIVRWYGVEHDDDFVYLSLERCNCSLFDLIKIHESCRTDAQVAKAMADYKLSLDLIDGLWKPDGRPSPIMLKLLRDVVSGLVHLHELGIIHRDLKPNNVLIVQEKSLCAKLSDMGISRRLDGDMTSLGHHATGSGSSGWQAPEQILDKRQTRAVDMFSLGCVLFFCITCGKHPFGERPHERDFRVTKNNVDIRLVENIPEAVDLITRLLNPNSDDRPTASEVLHHPLFWDAETRTSFLKEASDRVNLEYRVVNSVILKSLETTAPIVLGGRWDKKFDCAIINNLVSHRRYNYRKVGDLLRAVRNIVNHHKELPNSIQGLLGTLPEGVDDYFASRFPKFLMEVYKVMYSNCKEEEWFRKYLKT, encoded by the exons ATGACTCATCATTTTGTCGTATTCTTGCTGCTACTGTTGTCGTTGTTGTATTTCAAATTGAATCTAAGGCTTCATAATTGGGGAAATGCAAAGGTCAAGCAACCACCAGCTAGACCTAATCTCTTCTCGGGCCCACAAGATGTAAGAAAGCCTAGTTATAATACTGTAACAGTACCTACTGAAAGACGAATACCAAACATTTTAATATTACTTTTCGTTATTGTCATTGGCGTTGTTACCTATCACCTTGTTCTCAAGGCTGAGCAATTTTATGAGTTGAATGCAAAATCTTCTTCTTCTAGAAGAAAAAGTAAGAGTAAATCGGTTAAAATTGATGGAAATAAGGAGGGAAAAGCAGAGGTTGTGACTGAAAAACGCTCGATCTTAAGTTTTAATCACTTAACTGAAGGTGAAATGAAAGGTCGTAAGATAGGTAAACTATTTGTTTCGAGTAATGAAATTGCGAAGGGGAGTAATGGGACTGTTGTTCTTGAAGGAGTTTATGAAGGTCGTAAAGTGGCTGTGAAACGTCTTGTTAGGGCGCATCACGATGTTGCGTTGAAAGAAATTAACAATCTGATTGCTTCTGATCGTCATTCGAATATTGTTCGGTGGTATGGAGTGGAACATGATGATGACTTTGTTTATCTTTCGCTTGAACGTTGTAATTGTAGCCTCTTCGATCTAATTAAGATACACGAGTCTTGTCGTACAGACGCTCAAGTAGCAAAGGCTATGGCAGATTACAAATTAAGCTTAGATTTGATAGATGGTTTGTGGAAGCCAGATGGCAGGCCTTCGCCTATCATGTTAAAGTTGCTAAG GGATGTTGTATCGGGGCTCGTACATTTACATGAGTTGGGGATTATTCATCGGGATTTGAAGCCAAACAATGTGTTGATAGTTCAAGAAAAATCATTATGTGCAAAGCTTTCGGATATGGGCATAAGCAGGCGCCTTGATGGGGACATGACATCATTGGGACATCATGCTACTG GTTCTGGAAGTTCAGGATGGCAAGCACCTGAACAAATTCTTGATAAACGCCAAACACGAGCTGTggacatgtttagtcttggatgtGTCCTCTTTTTCTGCATCACTTGTGGCAAGCATCCATTTGGTGAACGACCTCATGAGCGTGATTTTCGTGTGACGAAAAACAATGTTGACATTCGTTTGGTGGAGAACATACCTGAAGCTGTGGATCTCATCACTCGCTTGTTAAATCCAAATTCCGATGACAG GCCAACAGCGTCAGAGGTGTTGCACCATCCTTTGTTTTGGGACGCGGAGACACGAACGTCGTTTCTGAAAGAAGCAAGTGACAGGGTAAATTTGGAATACAGAGTAGTTAATTCTGTTATTCTCAAATCACTAGAAACAACAGCTCCAATAGTTTTGGGCGGAAGATGGGATAAAAAATTCGATTGTGCTATTATCAACAACCTCGTAAGCCACAGGCGTTACAATTACAGAAAGGTTGGAGACCTGCTGCGTGCTGTTCGAAATATAGTGAATCACCACAAAGAACTACCAAATTCTATTCAG GGGTTGTTGGGAACTTTACCAGAGGGCGTCGATGACTATTTTGCAAGTAGGTTTCCGAAATTCCTGATGGAGGTATACAAGGTTATGTACTCTAACTGCAAGGAAGAAGAATGGTTCCGTAAGTACTTGAAAACCTAG